TTGAATCATTCATTGAAGACTATTCTGATGTTGGCTCCAATGACAGCTGTCTGTTGCAAGAGCTGCCATATGCTCATATCTTTATGCCCACCCTGAATTTCATTACTTTCTTCACTGGTTTCTTCGGTAACCTGTATGTGATCCTGCTGATGGCACGAAAACAAGGCAGCAAGAGGCTCGTGGACACGTTTGTCCTCAACTTGGCTGTGGCTGACCTAGTCTTTGTGTGTACTTTGCCCTTCTGGGCTCTGTCAGTTGCTCTTGGTTACTGGTGCTTTGGGGAAGTGATGTGCAAGCTCAGCAGTTATACCATCTCTGTGAACCGTTGCTCTAGCATTCTGTTCCTGATGGGCATGAGCGTGGAACGCTTCCTTGTGGTGACGAAGCACTGGGATTCCAGGTCCATGGGAACCAAGAAGAGCATCGGCGTGAGCTGTGGCTGCAtctgggtggtctcccttctGCTGGGAATTCCATCTCTGGTATACAGAAAGTTGATCCCCATCACAGACACCAGCAAGTCTTTGTGCCAAGATGAATCGTCTTCCCCCACTTTCAGTTTGGTCTTGCTCATCGTGACCTTTCTGCTGCCCTTGGGAGTGATCTTGTTCTGCTATTGCTCTATCTTCTCCAAGCTTCGTGGTCATGCCAGCCGAGGCAAAAGGAGAAGCAATGCCCTTAAAATCATCTTTGCTATCATTGGAGCATTCATCTGTTTTTGGCTACCATTCAACACCTTCAACACATTTCTCATCTTCGCTGTGTCCCAGCACATGGATCTTTCTTGCCCAGCACAGATGGCTCTCAGGTGGGGCCTGACCATCAGTGCTTGCCTGGCCTTCACAAACAGCTGCATTAACCCTATCATCTATGTCTTTATGGACCAGCATTTTCGACAGCAGGCTCTGAAGAACTGCCCTATTTTTTGCAGCAAAGGGAGTAAAATGCAAAACTCAGCCCTGTCTTTTTCTTCTACAGAGTCAAGTCTCCTATTTGCCAACAAGAAGAAGTTCACCTCAGCCACCTCCACTCAGTTGGAAGACATGAAAGGCACAGGAAGAGGTGTATGAACTACCACAGGGTTTTATTGTGGATAATATGTGATATCCATGGATGTTTGCAAGCTGTTGTAAGGATGTTGTAAGCTGACAGTGACgtattggaaaggcaggatatattttttctaaaatacaaataaatgtatGACAAACATTCTTTGAAGCAAAATGCAAAGCAAGCCAAAAAACCCATATATGTTTAATTAAAGGTACATGTATAATTAAAAACTGCTCCATTACTGTTAAGAAGCTGTGCAAAAAATTGCTTTTCTGACACTTTTGGTTGCTTAGTGTATTTCTTACATTAAGCTTTCTTAATTTTGATTAACATTTTAAGTATAAAACTCTGAGCATGTGTGTACAGTCTATTAGTTCTTATCCAGGAAACCTTTCTACCAATTTAAAACGGGAACTTATACATAGAATTTGGGGTTGTAGTTATAGCTGCCTGTATGGGTAGGGTTTTTGTGGACATTCCTGTGTTTCAGAGATTATTTCCCTTCTTTCTGTCTTCAGATGTTTTATGCTGTTAATTTGGTGTAGCATAGTGGCTATGAGCATTAGCTATGAACAATTAAGTCTCTGGTCTAAATCTAAACTCTGAAGGCAAATCATCTATCTATATATTcctatctgcaatatggggataacaTTATGGATCTACCCTACAGGCatattgtaaggattactgaaatagttcttgtaggttatccgggctgtgtaaccatggtcttggaattttcttacacagcccggataacctacaagaaccaatgaactctgacagtgaaagccttcgacaatattactgaAATAATGTACTAGAAGTGCTCTGACGAGTGACCACTAAAGAAAAGTGTTATATAAATACCATTataatatgtaacattttaagataatgcatttttctttccctttctttatgTTTTTGTCCTTGAAAGACTTGCCTTAAATGTTTACTTCTTCTTACTTATTAATACAAAATTAGTTTATCAAAATGCTTGTCAATCTTTATTTTGTTAACTTTCACAAGTACATATTATGGGTGGGAAACCGAGCATCATTAACACTAGATTGTatccaatcagcttttccactggtgaacaaGGAAGGAACTGATATTCTTTGGCCTCCAAAAGGGCTACGCTAGGGATCATGGGATCTGCCTGGACAAAACCCACATGGTATGGGGGCCTTAGCAAGACAATGAATTAGTGAGGCTGAGTGACAAAGTTGGTTGGATCAAACCCACTAATGTCTTCAACCACACAATGAGTTCCGCTATGGCAAAGGTGGGACATAAATCCAAGGTCAAGTCTAACTTCCCAGCTCTTGACTACCCCAACTCTCAATGTGTATAATTTTATTAACAAGAGACAGAAGAGGAGGCAAAAGTAGTGTATATTTAGTTTACATTATAtattgttgtctggcttgtgctgtatCAATAAATATTCTATTCTATTTACTTTACAAATACAGGATGAGATGAGTGATGGGCTTAAGGAGAGAGGTGACTGGTACAGCAGATAGGCGTGATTGTGCACCCTGCAGTTGTAAATCCAATATCCATGGAGACATTTTTGCAAATGCTCCAAAACCgaatgaaatatatttttattaatcaTTTACATAACATTTTTAGTGCACAGAGTGCTTTACAATCTAGATTTCCGTTTGTCACCACCACAGTTTTGTAAGACAAGTTGATATAGTACTTACTCCAGTGCCAACCTAGGATTTGTTTTAaggtattatttattcatttgtttacattttattttattcgttttatttacattatatatagGCTACCTTTCTAtatattatttacattatatatagGCTACCTTTTCTAGAGCCCAGAAAAGTTTTGGTCAATCTTCTGCATCGAGAGTGGTGGTAGAACTAGTTCACACCAGAAAGCATAACACCACAATGGTACCAGAAGCTAAGTGATATGGTGATATGAGCTGTGGCATTCATGTTTCCTGTAGCTTTTGAAACCTTACCCGAGTTGGAGATAGGcagtgctgtttttttaaaggggcattaaaggtattttttcctCTGGTATGCATAATAATTTCTTATACCTTATGTTTGTTTCTGGTCAAGCAGGTTTTGTGGGGGCAGGAGGTGCATCACAAAAAAATCTGTAAATTCTGTAAACAGAACCAATAATGGGATGAATATGCACATCACAGGAAACTATGCCTCTGTCATAACATCATCTGCCCTCTGAGGAAAACAAGCTACCATCTGTATGCAATTCACACAGACAGGTCCCTGCTAAGTAATTTGCCCACACTGCGGCTGAGCAGAATTTGAAGACCATGACAGTTGCACTTTGTCCATGCATATATATTCCACAGAGCTGTGAAGTAAAACATTTTCGCAAACATTTCTGCAGCAGGTTTGGAGTTTTCATCATTATTTGCATGGTTTTAGGAGCTCACTAAAGCTTAACATTACAGCTAATTAGTTCAGGTCACAGTTATTCGTCTTTACCTTAAGGAGTAGCAAATAGACAAAGTATGAGAACAGAAAATCACAGTAACTTAGTAACGcggaattttaaaaatatggattCACAGTATCACACACCTCCATAACAAAAATGTAAGACAACATACAACAAAATATCTATAATCCATACTATAATCTATTACATTGGTATTAAAATAATTTCGATGGCATTTTACTGTATTTCAGGCACAGGAGTCACAGTAAGGTAGTAATTTTTGAGCTAATTAAAATATCATCCCATTACAGGTATCTTTTCTTTAATCATAAAGTTTCCTGAGACATATGCAAGTGTCGAGCCGTGGACGTACAAACAGCTACACCACCAGAATCACAAAACTCTCAAAGCTACCTATATGTTTCATATAGGCTGCATCTACAAGGTGAGGGCAATCCATTCTCCTGTCACTGCTTCAAATGCAGAGGTAACTGCAGTGGCGATGGAGCGCACAGGAATTCCATGCGTACTTTCTTCTTCCAGCCACCGTTTCCCTGCATCCCCCACACCACTGGATagcttcttttgtgtgtgtgtttttaaaaaatggtattgCTGTTGCGCTGTAGTGTTATAACAATCTATTGCCACAGTCTACTAGATAAGGCTCAGTGCTGGGGAAGGAAGTTTTCATTCTCCCCCTGAAGCATTTTCCAAGTAAAAAATGCCCCCTTATTTTGGCCATAGTAGGGAAAAGCCCCCCCCTTTAtatttgcctcccccccacccctgccggaGCTAAAAGCTTTGGGTGGAGATTTCAATCAGGGAAACAACATGGGAGGAAGAGTTAAGTTTCCTTCCCAAGTGATGTGTTCCCTATCCCCTGGCTGCTTTTTAAAGCCCCtctccaaaaaacaacaaccccatatTGGTGTAGCGTTTGGTTATTCCAATAGCAGCATTTAGAATGAATATTGAACTGAAAACTCCTTCAAAGCTCTGCTTCGAATTTAATTCACAGCTTCATATCATTCCTTGTTTTACCGTGCCAGAAATGTTTGAAGACCTTTCCAACTTTGAAAATACAATGTAATATTCAGGACAGTGAGTCCTTTTGATCTCTCTTACTTAAGCAACCAACAACTGAACGGACACCAGTatgaatcttttttattttttattgaaaaAAGAATAGATTCCTTTAATTAGGCAAGACAGTGTGCAATATAATAGTGAGATGAACAGACCCACAACAATTGAGGTCAGGCAAGC
This Euleptes europaea isolate rEulEur1 chromosome 2, rEulEur1.hap1, whole genome shotgun sequence DNA region includes the following protein-coding sequences:
- the GPR25 gene encoding probable G-protein coupled receptor 25, with the protein product MCFCQPEHSFGGSSIETGPAHLESGSAMAANWSIGFESFIEDYSDVGSNDSCLLQELPYAHIFMPTLNFITFFTGFFGNLYVILLMARKQGSKRLVDTFVLNLAVADLVFVCTLPFWALSVALGYWCFGEVMCKLSSYTISVNRCSSILFLMGMSVERFLVVTKHWDSRSMGTKKSIGVSCGCIWVVSLLLGIPSLVYRKLIPITDTSKSLCQDESSSPTFSLVLLIVTFLLPLGVILFCYCSIFSKLRGHASRGKRRSNALKIIFAIIGAFICFWLPFNTFNTFLIFAVSQHMDLSCPAQMALRWGLTISACLAFTNSCINPIIYVFMDQHFRQQALKNCPIFCSKGSKMQNSALSFSSTESSLLFANKKKFTSATSTQLEDMKGTGRGV